The Synechocystis sp. PCC 7509 genome includes a window with the following:
- the cobD gene encoding threonine-phosphate decarboxylase CobD — translation MSQPGHGGNLAWAAAMSGCPADAIVDFSASISPLGPPASAISAIVANLANLSHYPDPDYWELRTAIGKLHQLSPDWILPGNGSAELLTWAGWDLATLAVTALVTPAFGDYRRSLEAFNANIHQFPIFGQQKLDSAYVHCDSTFLLSEQSSLHSYSPLERGLLLNNPHNPSGKLFLLDSIAPYLEEFALVVVDEAFMDFLPPEQQQSLIPLVEKYPNLVILRSLTKFYSLPGLRMGYAISHPDRLKLWQSRRDPWSVGTLAAAAAIAIIQDTAFQQQTWDWLPTARDWLFTSLSQLPGLTPWASAANFLLVHSNSSVKQLQERLLQQHRILIRDCLSFPELGDSYFRVAVKSQCDNEQLVKAIAQSIIN, via the coding sequence TTGTCACAGCCTGGACATGGAGGGAATTTAGCCTGGGCAGCAGCAATGTCGGGCTGTCCTGCGGATGCAATTGTTGACTTTTCTGCCAGTATTAGTCCTTTAGGACCACCAGCTAGTGCGATTTCTGCCATCGTTGCTAATCTGGCGAACCTTAGCCATTACCCCGATCCAGACTATTGGGAACTACGGACGGCTATAGGGAAATTGCATCAATTATCCCCCGATTGGATTTTGCCGGGCAATGGCTCGGCAGAATTACTTACTTGGGCAGGCTGGGATTTAGCAACTCTTGCAGTTACGGCTTTAGTTACGCCAGCTTTTGGAGACTATAGGCGCAGTCTTGAAGCTTTTAATGCCAATATCCACCAGTTTCCGATTTTTGGTCAGCAAAAGTTAGATTCTGCTTACGTGCATTGCGATAGCACTTTTCTGTTATCTGAGCAATCAAGCCTCCACTCCTACTCTCCCTTGGAGCGGGGGCTATTGCTAAATAATCCCCACAATCCTAGTGGTAAGTTATTTTTACTGGATTCAATTGCACCTTACTTAGAAGAATTTGCCTTAGTTGTGGTAGACGAAGCTTTTATGGATTTTTTGCCGCCAGAGCAGCAACAAAGCCTAATCCCGTTAGTGGAAAAATATCCCAATTTAGTAATTTTGCGATCGCTAACTAAGTTTTACAGTTTACCAGGGCTAAGAATGGGTTATGCGATTTCTCACCCCGACCGATTAAAATTGTGGCAATCTAGGCGCGATCCTTGGTCTGTCGGCACTTTGGCGGCGGCGGCGGCGATCGCAATTATTCAAGATACAGCTTTTCAACAGCAAACTTGGGACTGGCTACCAACGGCGCGAGACTGGCTATTTACAAGCTTGTCTCAATTGCCAGGATTAACGCCTTGGGCAAGTGCGGCAAACTTTTTACTGGTACACTCCAATAGCTCGGTTAAACAGCTTCAGGAGCGCTTATTGCAGCAACACAGGATATTAATCCGCGACTGTCTGAGTTTTCCAGAGCTTGGCGACAGCTATTTTCGAGTAGCGGTGAAGTCGCAGTGCGACAACGAGCAATTAGTCAAAGCGATCGCCCAATCTATAATTAATTAA
- a CDS encoding HU family DNA-binding protein, whose product MNKGELVDAVAERANVTKKQADAVLSAALDSIVDAVSTGDKVTLVGFGSFERRDRKEREGRNPKTNEKMSIPATRVPAFSPGKLFREKVAPKGDD is encoded by the coding sequence ATGAATAAAGGTGAATTGGTTGACGCAGTAGCAGAAAGAGCTAATGTAACCAAAAAACAAGCTGATGCGGTACTCAGCGCTGCTTTAGACTCAATTGTGGACGCGGTATCGACGGGAGACAAAGTAACTCTAGTAGGCTTTGGCTCTTTTGAAAGACGCGATCGCAAAGAACGCGAAGGACGCAACCCCAAAACTAACGAAAAGATGAGTATTCCCGCAACAAGAGTTCCGGCTTTTTCTCCAGGCAAATTGTTTAGAGAGAAAGTAGCACCCAAAGGAGACGACTAA
- a CDS encoding TrmH family RNA methyltransferase, with amino-acid sequence MLTSLQNPFVKQLRKLHSAKERKEQNLFLLEGTHLIESACAVDYPLVSVCCTEQWQANHQNLWENLVLKTDRLEIVSAEVLKVIATTVNPDGIIATAKRKDPHETLPCKGLLLALETVQDPGNLGTIIRTCAAAGAAGLWLSSDSVDLDHPKVLRASAGQWFRLPMAVSDNLSATCLDYQKSGIQIVSTTANAKLTYWELDLQRPTLILLGNEGAGLSNQLLEIADKQVSIPLNAGVESVNVAIAAALLLYEAQRQQWVMGNG; translated from the coding sequence ATGCTGACAAGTCTACAAAATCCCTTTGTCAAGCAACTCCGCAAACTCCATTCGGCAAAAGAACGCAAAGAACAAAATTTATTTTTGCTAGAAGGAACTCATCTAATTGAGTCTGCTTGTGCCGTTGATTATCCGTTAGTCAGCGTTTGCTGTACTGAGCAATGGCAAGCAAATCATCAAAATCTATGGGAAAATCTGGTTTTAAAAACCGATCGCCTAGAAATTGTTAGCGCCGAAGTATTGAAAGTAATCGCAACTACGGTAAACCCTGATGGCATCATTGCCACAGCAAAGCGTAAAGATCCTCACGAAACATTGCCCTGCAAGGGTTTATTACTAGCATTAGAAACCGTCCAAGATCCAGGAAATTTAGGCACAATTATTCGTACCTGTGCGGCGGCGGGGGCAGCGGGATTGTGGTTGAGTAGCGATAGTGTAGATTTAGATCATCCCAAGGTCTTAAGAGCAAGTGCTGGGCAATGGTTTCGCTTACCAATGGCAGTAAGTGACAACTTAAGCGCCACTTGCCTTGATTATCAAAAATCGGGAATACAAATTGTCTCTACTACTGCCAATGCAAAATTAACTTACTGGGAATTGGACTTACAGCGTCCGACTTTAATTTTGTTGGGGAACGAAGGTGCAGGATTATCAAATCAATTGTTAGAGATTGCTGACAAACAGGTAAGTATTCCTTTAAATGCTGGGGTGGAATCGGTAAACGTAGCGATCGCCGCCGCTTTATTACTATACGAAGCTCAACGTCAGCAATGGGTAATGGGTAATGGGTAA
- the murA gene encoding UDP-N-acetylglucosamine 1-carboxyvinyltransferase, with the protein MSIKIPNSPEADPSVLQIWGGAPLKGHVRISGAKNSALVLIVAALLCSEDCRLRNVPALVDVTLMGEILLSLGVKITQTGDVLDINATTIGKSQAPYELVSQLRASFFAIGPLLARLGAACVPLPGGCTIGARPVALHVRGLQLMGADVQIEHGMVNAYIKGNRKRLKGAKIYLDYPSVGATETLMMAATLADGETIIENAAQEPEVVDLANFCNAMGAKIQGAGTNTIVICGVPQLHTADYAIIPDRVEAATFLIAGAITYSELTVSPVIPDHLTAAIAKLRDIGAQVVTDSPDCLRIIPGSSLRGTDIETLPYPGFPTDMQAQFMALLSLSEGNSLVSETVFENRLRHVPELNRMGADIRVKNNHAIIRGVPMLSGAPVVATDLRASAALVLAGLAAQGKTTIQGLHHLDRGYEQLENKLLKVGAKLQRLPQSQANISPVSAINSDALIPS; encoded by the coding sequence ATCTCTATCAAAATCCCCAATTCCCCAGAAGCCGACCCATCAGTATTACAAATCTGGGGTGGAGCGCCACTAAAAGGTCACGTCAGAATTAGCGGTGCCAAAAATTCAGCTTTAGTCTTGATTGTTGCCGCCTTGCTTTGCTCGGAAGATTGCCGCCTGCGTAACGTTCCGGCGCTAGTAGATGTAACGCTAATGGGGGAAATTCTTTTGTCTTTGGGTGTGAAGATTACCCAAACTGGCGATGTTTTAGATATAAATGCCACTACCATTGGCAAATCTCAAGCGCCCTACGAGTTGGTTAGTCAGTTACGAGCAAGCTTCTTTGCTATTGGCCCATTGCTGGCACGCTTAGGAGCCGCTTGCGTACCCTTGCCTGGTGGTTGCACTATTGGAGCAAGACCTGTAGCTTTGCACGTGCGAGGGCTGCAACTAATGGGCGCTGACGTGCAAATAGAGCATGGCATGGTCAATGCCTATATTAAGGGCAATAGAAAAAGATTAAAGGGAGCAAAAATTTATTTAGATTATCCCAGTGTCGGCGCAACAGAAACGTTGATGATGGCAGCAACTTTAGCTGACGGAGAAACAATTATTGAAAATGCCGCTCAAGAGCCAGAAGTTGTAGACTTAGCCAATTTCTGTAATGCGATGGGGGCAAAAATTCAGGGTGCAGGGACAAATACTATAGTTATTTGCGGTGTTCCTCAATTGCATACTGCTGATTATGCGATTATTCCCGATCGCGTTGAAGCGGCAACATTCTTAATCGCTGGAGCAATTACTTATTCTGAACTAACTGTTTCTCCAGTTATCCCCGATCATCTTACTGCGGCGATCGCCAAGTTGCGCGATATTGGGGCGCAAGTAGTCACCGATTCCCCCGACTGTCTGCGAATTATTCCCGGAAGTAGCCTCCGAGGTACAGACATTGAAACTCTGCCTTATCCTGGCTTTCCGACAGATATGCAGGCGCAGTTTATGGCACTACTTTCGCTAAGTGAAGGCAATAGTTTAGTTTCCGAAACCGTATTTGAAAACCGTTTGCGTCACGTCCCAGAATTAAACCGCATGGGCGCAGATATTCGCGTTAAAAACAATCATGCGATTATTCGTGGTGTACCGATGTTATCGGGCGCACCAGTTGTAGCTACAGATTTAAGAGCATCGGCGGCTTTAGTTTTAGCGGGTTTAGCCGCCCAAGGCAAAACTACAATTCAAGGATTGCATCATTTAGATCGCGGTTACGAACAATTAGAAAATAAGTTGTTAAAAGTCGGAGCTAAATTGCAACGATTACCTCAATCACAGGCAAATATTAGCCCCGTCAGTGCAATTAATTCTGACGCTTTGATTCCGTCTTAA
- the speB gene encoding agmatinase, whose translation MSGQTSTLTMPLMGADVATNYEQATVVILPIPYEATTTYRRGCEQGPDAILEASQQVEYYDEELDRETCKEVGIFTARAIADTRNLPKITAEEMLQVTQETVFKLIKDNKFVIALGGEHSITTGVVEAYRQAYPNEAFTVVQIDAHGDLRHEYEGSIHNHACVMRRIVDMGLPTVQIGIRAICKEEADLIKAKNLTVFRARDIAGSTDWIEKAIASIPTKKVFLTIDLDGIDPTLIPGVGTPEPGGLTWYELTVFLAQVFAAREVIGCDVMELAPIVDSVVSQFTAAKLVYKLIGYQSHTI comes from the coding sequence ATGAGCGGACAAACTTCTACTTTGACAATGCCACTTATGGGAGCGGATGTAGCCACTAACTACGAGCAAGCAACAGTGGTTATTTTACCAATTCCTTATGAGGCTACAACTACTTATCGTCGCGGTTGCGAACAGGGTCCCGATGCAATTTTAGAAGCCTCGCAGCAAGTGGAATATTACGACGAAGAATTAGATCGAGAAACTTGCAAAGAAGTGGGGATTTTCACAGCAAGGGCGATCGCCGATACGCGCAATTTACCCAAAATCACTGCCGAGGAAATGCTGCAAGTTACCCAAGAAACCGTCTTTAAGCTAATTAAAGATAACAAATTTGTGATTGCTTTAGGGGGCGAACACAGCATTACTACAGGAGTAGTCGAAGCCTATCGTCAAGCTTACCCCAACGAGGCGTTTACAGTAGTTCAAATTGATGCTCATGGAGACTTGCGCCACGAGTACGAAGGCTCAATCCATAATCACGCTTGCGTGATGCGGCGAATTGTTGACATGGGTTTGCCTACGGTGCAAATTGGGATTAGAGCTATTTGTAAAGAAGAAGCAGATTTAATTAAAGCAAAAAACTTGACAGTTTTTCGGGCGCGAGATATTGCTGGTAGTACCGATTGGATTGAAAAGGCGATCGCCTCTATTCCCACAAAAAAAGTATTTCTAACTATTGACTTAGACGGCATCGACCCAACTTTAATACCTGGAGTTGGTACTCCTGAACCTGGGGGCTTGACTTGGTATGAGTTGACGGTGTTTTTAGCTCAAGTATTTGCTGCTCGTGAAGTGATCGGCTGCGATGTAATGGAATTAGCACCAATCGTTGATTCAGTAGTTTCACAATTTACAGCAGCGAAATTAGTTTATAAACTGATTGGATATCAGTCACACACTATCTAA
- a CDS encoding thioredoxin family protein: MTSLELTPTAIGSYAPDFEIRGTDSEVHHLARYLEKFKAVGVVFMANNSADVKMYVERLKNLQTAMQGQGFTLIGINPHDGNQDPEESFENMKKFAIEQKLNFPYLWDSTQDVTRSFGAPTIPMVFLLDATSKVRYRGAIDDNNQANAVKSKYLEVAITALMKGEAIEITATEAVGSEVRWR, from the coding sequence ATGACTTCCCTAGAACTAACTCCTACAGCTATTGGTAGCTACGCCCCAGACTTTGAAATTAGAGGTACCGACTCTGAAGTTCACCACTTAGCTCGTTATTTAGAAAAGTTTAAAGCGGTGGGTGTTGTCTTTATGGCAAATAACTCCGCCGATGTCAAAATGTATGTAGAGCGATTAAAAAACTTGCAAACTGCTATGCAAGGACAAGGTTTTACTCTTATTGGCATCAATCCTCACGATGGCAACCAAGATCCAGAGGAAAGCTTTGAGAATATGAAAAAGTTTGCTATCGAACAAAAATTAAATTTTCCCTATTTGTGGGATTCAACTCAAGACGTGACGCGCAGTTTTGGCGCACCTACAATTCCTATGGTATTTTTGCTAGATGCTACGAGCAAAGTCCGTTACCGGGGCGCAATTGACGATAATAACCAAGCAAATGCAGTTAAAAGTAAGTATTTAGAAGTAGCAATAACCGCCTTAATGAAAGGAGAAGCAATTGAAATAACTGCAACCGAAGCTGTAGGTAGTGAGGTAAGGTGGCGCTAA
- the pyrH gene encoding UMP kinase, translated as MGKPYGRILLKLSGEALMGNLGYGIDPAIVEEIAAEVAEIVNSGVQVAIVVGGGNIFRGVKASAAGMDRATGDYIGMIATVMNALTLQDCLERLEVQTRVQTAIAMQEVAEPYIRRRAIRHLEKGRVVIFGAGSGNPFFTTDTTAALRAAEIDAEVIFKATKVDGIYDSDPKLNPHAKRYKTLNYVHVLAQDLRVMDSTAIALCKENNIPILVFDLSVRGNIQRAVMGESIGTIVGGFCEVS; from the coding sequence ATGGGTAAACCTTACGGACGCATTCTCCTAAAACTGAGCGGCGAAGCTCTCATGGGCAACCTGGGCTACGGAATCGATCCAGCCATTGTTGAAGAAATTGCCGCAGAAGTAGCAGAAATTGTCAATAGTGGCGTTCAAGTCGCTATTGTAGTAGGTGGCGGAAATATTTTTCGTGGAGTTAAAGCATCGGCGGCAGGCATGGATCGGGCAACAGGAGACTATATTGGCATGATTGCTACGGTAATGAATGCCTTGACTCTCCAAGACTGCTTAGAAAGGCTGGAAGTGCAGACGCGGGTACAAACAGCGATCGCTATGCAGGAAGTGGCAGAACCCTATATTCGGCGGCGGGCTATTCGTCACTTGGAAAAGGGGCGAGTAGTTATTTTTGGGGCGGGTTCGGGAAATCCTTTTTTTACTACCGATACCACCGCAGCATTAAGAGCGGCGGAAATCGATGCAGAGGTGATTTTTAAAGCCACAAAAGTTGATGGCATCTACGATAGCGATCCGAAGCTTAATCCCCACGCTAAACGCTATAAAACGCTTAATTACGTCCATGTTCTCGCTCAAGATTTGCGGGTAATGGATAGTACGGCGATCGCTTTATGTAAAGAAAATAATATTCCGATTCTTGTCTTCGATCTGTCGGTGAGGGGTAACATCCAACGGGCAGTGATGGGAGAATCAATTGGTACTATTGTCGGAGGTTTTTGTGAAGTTAGCTGA
- the frr gene encoding ribosome recycling factor has translation MKLAEAESTMQKSVDATLRSFNTIRTGRANASLLDKVTVDYYGAPTGLKALANINAPDSSTILIQPYDRTTLNMIEKAISLSDVGLTTNNDGTVIRLNIPPLTSDRRKEFVKLATKYAEEGRVAIRSIRRDAIDSIRKQEKNSELSEDESRDRQEDLQKLTNKYIAKIDELLAEKEKDIMTV, from the coding sequence GTGAAGTTAGCTGAAGCTGAAAGTACGATGCAAAAGAGTGTAGATGCTACTCTGCGCTCTTTTAATACTATTCGCACGGGACGCGCGAATGCGTCATTGCTGGATAAAGTAACGGTAGATTATTATGGCGCTCCTACGGGTTTGAAAGCGCTGGCAAATATCAACGCCCCCGATTCTAGTACGATTTTAATTCAACCTTACGATCGTACAACGTTGAATATGATTGAAAAGGCGATTTCCTTGTCAGATGTAGGTTTAACAACTAATAATGATGGCACGGTGATTCGGCTGAATATTCCACCGTTAACAAGCGATCGCCGCAAAGAATTCGTTAAATTAGCAACTAAGTACGCGGAAGAAGGGCGGGTAGCAATTCGTAGCATTCGCCGCGATGCCATTGATTCGATTCGCAAGCAAGAAAAAAATAGCGAGCTATCGGAAGATGAGTCGCGCGATCGCCAAGAGGATCTGCAAAAACTGACGAATAAGTACATTGCCAAAATTGACGAGTTATTAGCTGAAAAAGAAAAAGATATTATGACGGTTTAA
- a CDS encoding aldehyde dehydrogenase, whose product MFTQTAISEIIRKQREYFSSGKTKDINFRIAQLKKLKQALVENFEIIAQALKADLNKPQFEAYLTELIVTKEIDYALKHIKSWTQPKKVKLSLEQFPGYGSIHAEPLGVVLIIGAWNYPLQLIISPLVGAIAAGNCVTLKPSENAPYTSHVLAKIIGQYFDESYLALVEGDKQISQQLLEEKWDRIFFTGSTAIGKIVMAAAAKNLTPVTLELGGKSPCIVDTDIDIEVTARRIVWGKFLNAGQTCIAPDYLLVNQAIKQELLVAIAKYIKEFFGDNPETSPDYARIIDDKQFTRLTNLLKGEIVMGGETNAAERYIAPTVIDNVSLDDPVMQTEIFGAILPIIAYDNLASAIAIINNQPKPLAIYIFSRNKTLQQQVCNQTSSGGICINDTLMQFGVSTLPFGGVGDSGIGSYHGKASFDTFSHHKSILNKSFRLDFKLRYPPYQGKLALLKKILF is encoded by the coding sequence ATGTTTACTCAAACAGCTATAAGTGAAATTATCCGCAAACAACGCGAGTATTTCAGCAGTGGTAAAACAAAGGACATAAACTTTAGGATTGCCCAACTAAAAAAGTTAAAGCAAGCCCTAGTAGAAAATTTTGAAATAATTGCCCAAGCGCTAAAAGCCGACTTAAATAAACCCCAGTTTGAAGCGTATCTCACCGAGCTTATAGTCACAAAAGAAATTGATTACGCACTAAAACATATTAAGTCATGGACTCAGCCCAAAAAAGTCAAGCTTTCCTTAGAACAATTTCCCGGTTACGGTAGTATTCACGCGGAACCCTTGGGAGTTGTGTTAATAATTGGAGCTTGGAACTATCCCCTGCAATTAATAATATCACCCTTAGTAGGTGCGATCGCAGCAGGCAACTGCGTAACGTTAAAACCGTCAGAAAATGCACCTTACACGTCTCACGTATTAGCAAAGATTATTGGTCAATATTTTGACGAATCTTATCTAGCTCTAGTAGAAGGAGACAAACAGATAAGTCAACAGCTACTAGAAGAAAAATGGGATCGGATATTTTTTACCGGAAGTACCGCCATCGGCAAAATTGTTATGGCAGCCGCCGCCAAAAATTTAACGCCCGTTACTCTAGAACTTGGTGGCAAAAGTCCTTGTATTGTTGATACAGATATTGATATTGAAGTTACAGCTAGAAGAATTGTCTGGGGGAAATTTCTTAACGCGGGGCAAACTTGTATTGCTCCCGACTATTTGTTAGTAAATCAGGCAATTAAGCAAGAATTGTTAGTAGCTATTGCCAAGTATATAAAGGAATTTTTTGGCGACAATCCAGAAACTAGCCCCGACTACGCCAGAATTATCGACGACAAGCAATTTACCCGCCTTACTAACTTGCTTAAAGGAGAAATAGTTATGGGTGGCGAAACTAATGCCGCCGAGCGTTACATTGCGCCCACGGTAATAGATAATGTATCCCTAGATGATCCGGTAATGCAGACAGAGATTTTTGGGGCAATCTTACCTATTATTGCTTACGACAATTTAGCCAGTGCGATCGCAATTATCAATAATCAACCCAAACCCTTAGCAATCTATATCTTTTCCAGAAACAAAACCTTGCAACAACAAGTATGCAACCAAACCTCATCAGGGGGAATTTGTATTAACGATACACTAATGCAATTTGGCGTTTCAACGTTACCTTTTGGTGGTGTCGGCGATAGTGGGATTGGTAGCTATCATGGCAAAGCAAGTTTTGATACTTTTTCGCACCACAAAAGCATCTTAAATAAATCTTTTCGCCTCGACTTCAAATTGCGATATCCGCCTTACCAAGGCAAGTTAGCATTGCTCAAAAAAATCCTTTTCTAA
- a CDS encoding hybrid sensor histidine kinase/response regulator — protein MSLPLAATDQILVVDDSPDNVFLIQTILEEEGYSITTAENGASALAQIELSPPDLVLLDVMMPGMDGFEVTKRLRENTKLPFIPILLITAHDKPSVAQGLDMGADDFIRKPVEVDELLARVRSLLRLKHSVDERDQIARQREDYVSRLTHDLRTPLVAADRMLMLFQQGALGELSPTMLEAIATMARSNQNLLQMVNTLLEVYRFEAGRKTLSFFPIDVRPLLQEVINELTPLAAEKQIAIIAEFDEQLPINKVMGDRLELHRLFTNLVGNAIKFTDKGSITIRLNPAVAPKTISAKQQATAYLAVEVEDTGSGIAIDEQATMFERFRQGSHKRSGSGLGLYLSRRIVEAHQGLIQLHSEPGKGSVFIVYLPA, from the coding sequence ATGAGTTTGCCTTTAGCTGCTACAGACCAAATACTTGTTGTTGATGACTCTCCTGATAACGTCTTTTTGATCCAAACAATTTTGGAAGAAGAAGGCTACAGTATCACTACTGCCGAAAATGGTGCTTCTGCTTTAGCACAAATTGAACTTTCTCCTCCCGACTTAGTTTTACTAGATGTAATGATGCCGGGAATGGATGGGTTTGAAGTTACTAAACGCCTGCGTGAAAATACTAAGCTGCCATTTATTCCCATCTTGTTAATTACTGCTCACGATAAACCTAGTGTCGCTCAAGGCTTGGATATGGGAGCCGATGATTTCATCCGCAAGCCTGTAGAAGTAGATGAATTATTAGCAAGAGTAAGAAGCTTGTTGCGTCTAAAGCACAGTGTAGATGAGCGCGATCAAATAGCCCGCCAAAGAGAAGATTATGTTTCTCGTCTTACTCATGACTTACGCACTCCCTTAGTAGCTGCTGATCGGATGTTGATGCTATTCCAGCAAGGTGCATTGGGAGAACTTTCGCCAACAATGCTAGAAGCGATCGCCACTATGGCACGTAGCAATCAAAATCTGCTGCAAATGGTCAATACTTTACTTGAAGTTTATCGATTTGAAGCTGGACGCAAAACTTTAAGCTTTTTCCCCATAGATGTACGCCCGTTGCTGCAAGAAGTCATTAACGAACTTACTCCCTTGGCGGCGGAAAAACAAATAGCAATTATTGCCGAATTTGACGAACAATTGCCAATTAATAAAGTTATGGGCGATCGCTTGGAACTTCATCGCTTATTTACTAATTTAGTTGGTAATGCCATTAAGTTCACTGACAAAGGTTCTATTACTATTCGCCTTAACCCTGCGGTTGCTCCCAAGACTATTTCTGCAAAACAACAAGCGACGGCTTACTTAGCAGTCGAGGTCGAAGATACAGGCTCAGGTATTGCCATTGATGAACAAGCAACTATGTTTGAGCGTTTTCGCCAAGGAAGTCACAAACGTTCTGGTAGTGGCTTGGGTTTGTATTTGTCTCGGCGCATTGTTGAAGCTCATCAAGGTTTAATTCAACTTCACTCCGAACCTGGCAAGGGTAGTGTTTTTATTGTCTATCTACCCGCTTAA
- the ureC gene encoding urease subunit alpha, with amino-acid sequence MSYRMDRSAYAQTYGPTVGDRIRLADTELFIEVEQDFTTYGDEVKFGGGKVIRDGMGQSPISNADGAVDLVITNALILDWWGIVKADIGIKDGRIFKIGKAGNPYIQNNVDIIIGPGTEVIAGEGNILTAGGIDSHIHFICPQQIDCAVSSGITTMIGGGTGPATGTNATTCTPGVWNIHRMLQAADAFPVNIGFLGKGNSSQPQGLVEQVNAGVMGLKLHEDWGTTPATIDTCLRVADECDVQVAIHTDTLNEAGFVETTIAAFSGRTIHTYHTEGAGGGHAPDIIKVCGQSNVLPSSTNPTRPYTLNTLDEHLDMLMVCHHLDPAIPEDVAFAESRIRRETIAAEDILHDLGAFSMISSDSQAMGRVGEVIIRTWQTAHKMKVQRGQLAEDSPHNDNYRAKRYIAKYTINPAITHGIAAHVGSVEVGKLADLCLWKPAFFGVKPEIVLKGGAIAWAQMGDANASIPTPQPVHMRPMFASFGGAIARTSLTFVSKAALEREIPTQLNLQKMAVAVSQTRQITKQAMKLNDATPHMEVDPETYQVRADGQLLTCEAATVLPLAQRYFLF; translated from the coding sequence ATGAGCTACCGCATGGATCGCAGCGCTTACGCCCAAACTTACGGTCCCACGGTAGGCGATCGCATTCGTTTGGCAGATACAGAGTTATTTATTGAAGTAGAACAAGACTTTACTACCTATGGCGATGAAGTCAAGTTTGGTGGCGGAAAGGTAATCCGCGATGGCATGGGACAATCTCCCATTTCTAACGCCGATGGCGCGGTGGATTTAGTGATTACCAACGCGCTTATTCTCGATTGGTGGGGAATTGTTAAAGCCGATATTGGCATCAAAGACGGGCGCATATTTAAAATTGGCAAAGCTGGCAACCCCTATATTCAAAACAATGTAGATATTATTATTGGCCCAGGTACAGAAGTAATAGCCGGGGAAGGTAATATTCTTACCGCCGGGGGAATTGATAGCCACATTCACTTTATTTGTCCCCAACAAATTGATTGTGCGGTTTCATCAGGAATAACTACCATGATTGGCGGTGGTACAGGCCCAGCTACGGGGACAAACGCCACGACTTGCACTCCTGGAGTATGGAATATTCACCGAATGCTACAAGCGGCGGATGCTTTTCCGGTTAATATTGGCTTTTTGGGTAAAGGTAATAGCAGCCAGCCTCAAGGACTTGTCGAACAAGTAAACGCCGGGGTAATGGGCTTAAAACTCCATGAAGATTGGGGAACTACCCCCGCCACCATCGATACTTGTCTCCGCGTCGCCGATGAATGCGATGTACAAGTAGCAATTCACACCGACACTCTCAACGAAGCCGGATTTGTAGAAACAACGATCGCCGCTTTTTCTGGTCGCACCATCCACACCTATCACACAGAAGGGGCTGGAGGCGGTCATGCACCGGACATTATCAAGGTTTGCGGACAAAGTAACGTTTTGCCGTCTTCCACCAATCCTACCCGCCCCTACACTCTTAATACTCTAGACGAACACCTCGATATGCTGATGGTTTGCCATCATCTCGATCCGGCTATCCCTGAAGATGTAGCTTTTGCTGAGTCGCGCATCCGCCGCGAAACTATTGCCGCCGAAGACATTTTGCACGATTTAGGCGCTTTTAGCATGATTTCCTCCGATTCTCAAGCAATGGGACGAGTGGGAGAAGTCATTATTCGTACTTGGCAAACGGCGCACAAAATGAAAGTGCAACGTGGTCAATTAGCGGAAGATAGCCCCCACAATGACAACTACAGAGCAAAACGCTATATTGCCAAATACACTATTAATCCCGCGATTACTCACGGTATCGCTGCTCATGTAGGTTCGGTAGAAGTTGGAAAATTGGCGGATTTGTGTTTGTGGAAACCAGCATTTTTTGGAGTCAAACCCGAAATAGTTCTCAAAGGCGGCGCGATCGCCTGGGCGCAAATGGGCGATGCTAATGCTAGTATTCCTACCCCCCAGCCCGTACATATGCGTCCGATGTTTGCCAGTTTTGGCGGCGCAATTGCTCGTACCAGTCTAACTTTTGTCTCTAAAGCTGCTCTAGAACGAGAGATTCCGACTCAGCTAAATTTGCAAAAAATGGCTGTGGCGGTTTCGCAAACTAGGCAAATAACTAAGCAAGCTATGAAGCTAAACGATGCAACCCCTCACATGGAAGTAGATCCCGAAACTTATCAAGTTCGAGCCGATGGACAATTGCTTACTTGCGAGGCTGCTACCGTCTTACCTTTAGCCCAACGCTACTTTCTGTTTTAA